A genomic window from Sparus aurata chromosome 4, fSpaAur1.1, whole genome shotgun sequence includes:
- the lmnl3 gene encoding lamin L3 isoform X2, with product MASATSTPAGPGSRSSRSASRRSVAAGLHTSSTSPTGQSRIQEKDELRHLNDRLANYIERVQELESERSSILIQLEEKDESKSREMGNVRRLYEEELADVRKSLDELAGERARLQIDYGNLCEEYRKLQARNQKKESDLANALAQWRKAEATLSSKDAEYRKLLSDNRRLNDDFTELQGQLQNVEGVLADTKNQLTSEILRRVEMENQVQTLKEQLELQRNISEQEIFEIRNRYESRLVEVESGGRRDFESKLAEGMQQLRHDGESQLQQYKEEMDRTFSSKLQQAQQAALEKNNVALATKEELETTKLRVESLSTQLQQHQKDKMVLEGRFQELERTLDREREVWKHKLSQKEQELQSMRSQMYDQLEDYENLLDVKLALDMEINAYRKMLELEEKRLQLSPSPSQHTTLPGTHEHSSHKARGKKRKHEGSSGSSPAYKITSRSAERGALSVAEVDMDGKYVRLKNNSEMEQPLGGWVIRRMYLNSGHISFHIPSSCILAGGQTLTIWAAGAAAEADSGDLILQGHRSWGPITDVRVILLNSDREEIAERRVYMQGRGDEETELEFEEELVAGSDIHHFRRQPKRKKCCSVS from the exons ATGGCCTCTGCCACCTCCACCCCTGCCGGCCCGGGCAGCCGCTCCAGCCGCTCCGCAAGCCGCCGCAGCGTAGCCGCTGGCCTGCACACATCCAGCACCAGCCCGACTGGCCAGTCCCGCATCCAGGAGAAGGACGAGCTCCGACACCTCAACGACCGCCTTGCCAATTACATTGAGCGGGTCCAGGAGTTGGAAAGCGAAAGGTCTTCCATACTGATTCAGCTGGAAGAAAAGGATGAGTCGAAAAGCCGGGAGATGGGCAACGTGCGGCGGCTGTACGAGGAGGAGTTGGCCGATGTCAGAAAGTCCTTGGATGAGCTGGCCGGAGAGAGGGCCCGTCTGCAGATCGACTATGGAAATCTCTGCGAGGAGTACAGGAAACTTCAGGCCAG GAACCAGAAGAAGGAGAGTGATCTGGCGAATGCCTTGGCCCAGTGGAGGAAAGCTGAGGCGACTCTGAGCTCCAAGGATGCAGAGTACAGAAAGCTTCTGTCAGACAACAGGAGACTCAATGATGACTTTACCGAGCTCCAGGGCCAGCTGCAAAAT GTGGAGGGTGTACTGGCAGACACAAAGAATCAACTGACTTCTGAGATCCTGAGAAGGGTGGAAATGGAGAACCAAGTGCAAACGCTCAAAGAACAGCTTGAACTCCAGAGGAACATCAGTGAGCAG GAGATCTTTGAGATCCGAAACCGATATGAAAGCCGTCTAGTGGAGGTAGAGTCAGGAGGACGGAGAGACTTTGAGAGTAAACTGGCTGAGGGGATGCAGCAACTGCGCCACGATGGTGAGTCTCAGCTGCAACAGTACAAAGAGGAGATGGACCGGACCTTCAGTTCAAAG TTACAGCAGGCCCAGCAGGCTGCTCTGGAGAAAAACAATGTTGCATTGGCCACCAAAGAGGAACTGGAAACCACTAAGCTAAGAGTGGAGTCCCTCAGCACCCAGCTCCAACAGCACCAAAAAGAT AAAATGGTGCTGGAGGGCCGCTTTCAGGAGCTGGAGAGGACTCTGGACAGGGAGCGGGAGGTTTGGAAGCACAAACTCAGTCAGAAGGAGCAGGAGCTGCAGAGCATGAGAAGCCAGATGTACGACCAGCTGGAAGACTATGAGAACCTGCTTGACGTCAAGTTGGCTCTTGACATGGAGATCAATGCCTACAGGAAGAtgctggagctggaggaaaAGAG ATTGCAGCTGTCACCTAGCCCCTCCCAACATACAACCTTACCTGGAACCCATGAACACAGTAGCCACAAAGCCAGAGGGAAGAAACGGAAACATGAGGGATCCTCTGGCAGCTCGCCCGCCTATAAAATAACCAGTCGCTCAGCAGAGCGCGGTGCTTTGAGCGTGGCAGAGGTCGACATGGACGGAAAATATGTTAGACTGAAGAACAACTCTGAAATG GAGCAGCCGCTGGGTGGCTGGGTGATTAGGAGGATGTACCTGAACTCTGGGCATATCTCCTTCCACATACCCTCCTCCTGTATCCTGGCTGGAGGGCAGACACTCACA ATTtgggcagcaggagcagcagcagaggctgatTCTGGGGACCTGATTCTGCAGGGCCACAGGAGCTGGGGCCCCATCACAGATGTAAGGGTGATCCTTCTGAACAGCGACCGTGAG GAAATAGCTGAGCGCAGGGTGTATATGCAGGGCAGAGGCGACGAGGAAACTGAACTAGAGTTTGAGGAAGAACTTGTTGCAGGGAGTGACATCCATCACTTTCGGAGACAG ccaaaaagaaagaagtgctgTTCTGTCTCATGA
- the lmnl3 gene encoding lamin L3 isoform X1, whose protein sequence is MASATSTPAGPGSRSSRSASRRSVAAGLHTSSTSPTGQSRIQEKDELRHLNDRLANYIERVQELESERSSILIQLEEKDESKSREMGNVRRLYEEELADVRKSLDELAGERARLQIDYGNLCEEYRKLQARNQKKESDLANALAQWRKAEATLSSKDAEYRKLLSDNRRLNDDFTELQGQLQNVEGVLADTKNQLTSEILRRVEMENQVQTLKEQLELQRNISEQEIFEIRNRYESRLVEVESGGRRDFESKLAEGMQQLRHDGESQLQQYKEEMDRTFSSKLQQAQQAALEKNNVALATKEELETTKLRVESLSTQLQQHQKDKMVLEGRFQELERTLDREREVWKHKLSQKEQELQSMRSQMYDQLEDYENLLDVKLALDMEINAYRKMLELEEKRLQLSPSPSQHTTLPGTHEHSSHKARGKKRKHEGSSGSSPAYKITSRSAERGALSVAEVDMDGKYVRLKNNSEMEQPLGGWVIRRMYLNSGHISFHIPSSCILAGGQTLTIWAAGAAAEADSGDLILQGHRSWGPITDVRVILLNSDREEIAERRVYMQGRGDEETELEFEEELVAGSDIHHFRRQDISKEGSCCVM, encoded by the exons ATGGCCTCTGCCACCTCCACCCCTGCCGGCCCGGGCAGCCGCTCCAGCCGCTCCGCAAGCCGCCGCAGCGTAGCCGCTGGCCTGCACACATCCAGCACCAGCCCGACTGGCCAGTCCCGCATCCAGGAGAAGGACGAGCTCCGACACCTCAACGACCGCCTTGCCAATTACATTGAGCGGGTCCAGGAGTTGGAAAGCGAAAGGTCTTCCATACTGATTCAGCTGGAAGAAAAGGATGAGTCGAAAAGCCGGGAGATGGGCAACGTGCGGCGGCTGTACGAGGAGGAGTTGGCCGATGTCAGAAAGTCCTTGGATGAGCTGGCCGGAGAGAGGGCCCGTCTGCAGATCGACTATGGAAATCTCTGCGAGGAGTACAGGAAACTTCAGGCCAG GAACCAGAAGAAGGAGAGTGATCTGGCGAATGCCTTGGCCCAGTGGAGGAAAGCTGAGGCGACTCTGAGCTCCAAGGATGCAGAGTACAGAAAGCTTCTGTCAGACAACAGGAGACTCAATGATGACTTTACCGAGCTCCAGGGCCAGCTGCAAAAT GTGGAGGGTGTACTGGCAGACACAAAGAATCAACTGACTTCTGAGATCCTGAGAAGGGTGGAAATGGAGAACCAAGTGCAAACGCTCAAAGAACAGCTTGAACTCCAGAGGAACATCAGTGAGCAG GAGATCTTTGAGATCCGAAACCGATATGAAAGCCGTCTAGTGGAGGTAGAGTCAGGAGGACGGAGAGACTTTGAGAGTAAACTGGCTGAGGGGATGCAGCAACTGCGCCACGATGGTGAGTCTCAGCTGCAACAGTACAAAGAGGAGATGGACCGGACCTTCAGTTCAAAG TTACAGCAGGCCCAGCAGGCTGCTCTGGAGAAAAACAATGTTGCATTGGCCACCAAAGAGGAACTGGAAACCACTAAGCTAAGAGTGGAGTCCCTCAGCACCCAGCTCCAACAGCACCAAAAAGAT AAAATGGTGCTGGAGGGCCGCTTTCAGGAGCTGGAGAGGACTCTGGACAGGGAGCGGGAGGTTTGGAAGCACAAACTCAGTCAGAAGGAGCAGGAGCTGCAGAGCATGAGAAGCCAGATGTACGACCAGCTGGAAGACTATGAGAACCTGCTTGACGTCAAGTTGGCTCTTGACATGGAGATCAATGCCTACAGGAAGAtgctggagctggaggaaaAGAG ATTGCAGCTGTCACCTAGCCCCTCCCAACATACAACCTTACCTGGAACCCATGAACACAGTAGCCACAAAGCCAGAGGGAAGAAACGGAAACATGAGGGATCCTCTGGCAGCTCGCCCGCCTATAAAATAACCAGTCGCTCAGCAGAGCGCGGTGCTTTGAGCGTGGCAGAGGTCGACATGGACGGAAAATATGTTAGACTGAAGAACAACTCTGAAATG GAGCAGCCGCTGGGTGGCTGGGTGATTAGGAGGATGTACCTGAACTCTGGGCATATCTCCTTCCACATACCCTCCTCCTGTATCCTGGCTGGAGGGCAGACACTCACA ATTtgggcagcaggagcagcagcagaggctgatTCTGGGGACCTGATTCTGCAGGGCCACAGGAGCTGGGGCCCCATCACAGATGTAAGGGTGATCCTTCTGAACAGCGACCGTGAG GAAATAGCTGAGCGCAGGGTGTATATGCAGGGCAGAGGCGACGAGGAAACTGAACTAGAGTTTGAGGAAGAACTTGTTGCAGGGAGTGACATCCATCACTTTCGGAGACAG gatATATCTAAAGAGGGGAGCTGTTGCGTCATGTGA